From the Pseudomonas sp. VD-NE ins genome, the window GGTTATCCACAGTCGGGTGCACAGCAGATGTGGGCAACTCCGGGGAATAACGGAAAAGGGTGATGCCCTAAAAGATCGCAGCCTTCGGCAGTTGCTACAGGGGAACATATTTCAAGTGTAGGAGCTGCGGAACGCTCGGGCCGCGATCGGACGATTTTTAGATCTTGCTTCACCGCTGCAACAAAATCCGCCCACGGCTCAAATCCGCCAATTGGCTTTGCAACAACTCGATCTGCGCCTCACCCACCGCCAACTTCAACTCAACGCCGTTCGCCGTGAAGTTTTCTTCGACAACCAATCCATCGAGATCGGCTACGCGCAACTTCACCAACGCCAACTCGGCAAATCCGCAGCTACAACTCAACGGCACACGGCTGATCAATTCGATTTTGGCCGCCGTTTGCAGGCACTTGTTCGCGCCACCGCCATAGGCACGGGCCAATCCGCCAGTGCCCAACTGAATCCCGCCGTACCAGCGAATCACCAGCACCGCGACCTGATCGCAATCCTGCGCTTCAATTGCCGCCAATATCGGTCGCCCAGCGGTACCGCCCGGTTCGCCATCGTCATTGCTGCGATATTGGTCGCCGAGTTTCCAAGCCCAGCAATTGTGCGAAGCATTCAAATCGCTGTGCTGTTCAAAG encodes:
- a CDS encoding YigZ family protein, whose product is MPFTLSGFCEYREEIRKSRFITFATPIGSPAEAQAFFEQHSDLNASHNCWAWKLGDQYRSNDDGEPGGTAGRPILAAIEAQDCDQVAVLVIRWYGGIQLGTGGLARAYGGGANKCLQTAAKIELISRVPLSCSCGFAELALVKLRVADLDGLVVEENFTANGVELKLAVGEAQIELLQSQLADLSRGRILLQR